One window of the Chloroflexaceae bacterium genome contains the following:
- a CDS encoding family 1 glycosylhydrolase codes for IIGQPIDFLGINTYTRLFHAFHWQEPFLMAKQVPGLLPKTAMGWEIYPDCIVEALQKACEYTSIPLYITENGAAFDDPPPGPADQVVEDPD; via the coding sequence ATTATCGGCCAGCCGATCGATTTTCTTGGCATCAATACCTACACTCGTCTGTTTCATGCCTTCCACTGGCAAGAGCCGTTTCTGATGGCCAAGCAGGTGCCGGGGCTGCTGCCTAAGACCGCAATGGGATGGGAGATCTATCCCGATTGTATTGTCGAGGCATTGCAGAAGGCATGTGAATATACTTCCATTCCGCTCTATATTACCGAAAACGGCGCAGCATTCGATGACCCGCCACCCGGCCCTGCCGATCAGGTGGTTGAAGATCCTGACC